CCAAAGCTATCAGCGACTTTATAACTGCTTATGGGCTAACTGCAAAGCCTTTCGTCTGGCGGAAAAGAGAAGTAAAAGGTTCGCAGCTGAAAAATACTATCGTTAACTTACGCAATTAAACACTAGCTGAGTCCATGCCGCAAATCGTCTGGGTCACCCGGAAAAACGGTTGGAACATTTATTTCAATCAGCAATGGGTGGACTACACTGGATTGACGTTAGAGGAGAGCTACGGCCACGGTTGGAAAATCCCTTTCCACCCTGACGATCAGCAGAGAGCATGGAGTGCCTGGGAGAACGCAACAAAGAACAAGGGCATCTATTCTCTCGAATGTCGATTACGTCGTGCAGATGGAGTCTACCACTGGTGGTTGGTTCGCGGAGTACCGTTACTCGACGAAACAGGGGAAATCATCAAGTGGTTCGGCACGTGCACCGATATCGACAAAATAAAGCATACCGAAGAACAGCTCCAAGATACCCTCGAGAGCCTCAGGAAAGCGTTTGGCACCACCATTCAGGTCATGGTGTCCGCCGTAGAGGTGAGAGATCCTTATACCTC
The genomic region above belongs to Syntrophales bacterium and contains:
- a CDS encoding IS630 family transposase, whose protein sequence is KAISDFITAYGLTAKPFVWRKREVKGSQLKNTIVNLRN